In the Triticum aestivum cultivar Chinese Spring chromosome 2B, IWGSC CS RefSeq v2.1, whole genome shotgun sequence genome, ggttttcagaacaataagtaaaatcatatatttcacataaattccaagaatagcattgcaaacgatgaatttgatccagtaaaagtttccctttttcagatatacggtgtcgcacataacaagcatgctcatataaagattttccctcaactaagcaagttggggtttcagcacgagcacaaagggatcaaagacgatccaagtaaaaagcttcacgagtgtgatagattttgagtggttcttccaccattggttcagtaggtacaactgatttttttggtattttgcgtttcctacccataactaaagatagaaaacaaataagaacagcaaatgaaaattacttagtgataaagcaaacaaaaacacacgagaatattcaccccacgctatgactccccggcaacggcgccagaaaaatgtcttgataacccacaagtataggggatcaattgtagactctttcgataagtaagagtgtcgaacccaacgaggagctaaaggtagaacacatattccctcaagttctatcgaccactgatacaactctacgcatgcttgacgttcgctttacctagaacaagtatgaaaccagAAGGACTTTGTaagtgttgttggatagaattgcaagataataaagagcacgtaaataaaaagtatggGTTGTTtatataaagaaacaataaagtaaatatagcgagtttggaaaagtggtggtaggagttgtgaaattgtccctaagcaattgactactttactagaccgatagcaagttttatgtgggagaggcataagctaacatactttctcttcttgaatcatatgcacttatgattggaactctagcaagcatccgcaactactaaagatcattaaggtaaaacccaaccatagcattaaagcatcaagtcccctttatcccatacgccacaacccccttactcgggtttatgcttctgtcactccagcaacccactataagcgaaccatgaacgtattgcaacaccctacattgggaatccctcacacttgcgcgacacggagggcacaataggacagcaacataaccacaagaaaattaaaccaatcatagcaattcatcaatcaccgataggacaacgaaaatctactcagacatcataggatggcaacacatcattggataataatatgaagcataaagcaccatgttcaagtagagggtacagagggttgcgggagagtggaccgctgaatatagaggggggaaggtgatggagatgttggtgaagatgacggaggtgttggtgtagatcgcggtgatgatgatggcccccgacggcgttccgcgccaccggaaacgagggggagagagccccccccttcttcttcttcttcttccttaaccttctccctagatgggagaagggtttcccttgtGGTCCATGGTATCCACggtgtgggaggggtgagagcccctccgagattggatctgtctctctgcctctctctgtttttgcgtttatgattctgccctttcaccattttttatattcccggagatccgtaactccgattgggttgtacTTTGGACACGATTTCtgtccggatattagctttcttgcggcgaaagaagggcaccaactgccttacagagtgggcacgagggtcaggggtgcgcccccctacctcgtgggccactcgagcatcgtctcgcgttgattcttcttccaaaaaatcataaatattccaaaaaaattctccgtccatttttattccgtttgatatgggttttctatgaaacataaaacatgcaacaaacaggaactgacactgggcactggatcaatatgttagtcccaaaaatagtataaaacgttgccaaaagtatatgaaagttgtagaatattggcatggaacaataaaaaattatagatacgacggagacgtatcagaggacgAGGTGGCCAACGAGCGAAGGCTGGTCGATCCAGAACTGCAAGAGCCTCCggcaagctgatacgtctccaacatatttataattttttattgtttcatgctattatagtatcaatattggatgttttatatgcattcatatgctattttataactttttttgggactaacctattaacctagtacccactcccagttgctattttttgcttgtttttggttttcagaaaatcaatatcaaacggagtctaaacatgatgaaactttacggtattttttctggaccagaagggacccatgAAGGTTCACTCCTTGAGCTTATGCGCCCCTCATGGCACTTCTTGACCTAATTCCGCATcttaaaattctcaaatattcccattgtaccagagagccacccgaaacactttttctgccgccacaagcttatgttcttccacgatcccatctggaggccttttccggtactctttcggaggggggaatcaatcacggagggcttctaaatcatccTTGCTGCCTTTCGATGACCAGTgtgtagtttatcacagacctacgagcccatagctagtagctagatgacttcttctctcggttttatcttcaatacaattttctcctcgatgttcatggagttatattggatgtaatcttctttcgcggtgtgtttgatgggatccgataaattgtgggtttttgatctaaatatttatgaatattaatggagtcttttctgaactttattttGCATGATTGTTATATCTTCGTATTTCTCATctgtccgtttggtttggccaactagattgatttatcttcagtgggaatggagctttgtgatgggtttaatcttgcggtgctctatcgcAGTGACAGTAAGGGACAATACATGtattttgtattgttgccattaagaatAAAACAACAGggtttattgatacgtctccaacgtatctataatttttgattgttccatgctattatattacctgttttggatgtttatgggctttactttacacttccatatcatttttgggactaacctactaaccggaggcccatcccgaattgctgttttttttgcctatttcagtatatcaaagaaaaggaatatcaaacggagaccaaactgaatgaaaccttcgggaacgatctttttggaacaaatgccaacctagagacttggagtggacgtcaagcaacaaccgaggcggccacgagggtgcccagcgcgcgccccatcctcgtgggcccctcgatcgtccaccgacgtacttcttcctcctatatatacacccgtaccctgaaaccatcagaagcgaccacgaaaacctaattccaccgccgcaaccttctgtatccgcgagatcccatcttggagccatcgccggcgctctgccggagggggaatccactatggagggcctctacatcatctccaaggcctctccgatgagatgtgagtagtttaccacagaccttcgggtccatagttattatctagatggcttcttctctctctttgattcccaatacaaagttttccttcctcttcttggagatctattcgatgtaactctttttgcggtgtgtttgtcgagatccgatgaattgtgggtttatggtcaagtttatctatgagaaatatttgactctcctctgaattcttttatgtatgattggttatctttgcaagtctcttcgaattatcagtttggtttagcctactagattgatctttcttgccatgggagaagtgcttagctttgggttcaatcttgcggtgtcctttcccagtgacagtaggggtagcaaggcacgtattgtattgttgccatcgaggataaaaagatggggtttatatcatattgcatgagtttatccgtctacatcatgtcatctttcttaatgcgttactctgttcttcatgaacttaatactctagatgcaggcaggagtcggtcgatgtgtggagtaatagtagtagatgcaggcaagagtcggtctacttgttatggacgtgatgcctatatacatgatcatgcctagataatctcataactatgcacttttctatcaattgctcgacagtaatttgttcacccaccgtaataattatgctatcttgagagaagccactagtgaaacctatggcccccgggtctatcttttatcatacaagtttttcatctgcttttatttgcatcttttattttccaatctatatcataaaaataccaaaatatttatcttatcatattatctctatcagatgtcactttcgcaagtttccgtgaagggattgacaacccctttatcgcattggttgtgaggttcttgtttgtttgtgtaggtgcgtgggccttttgaggagccttctactggattgataccttggttctcaaaaactgagggaaatacttacgctactatgctgcatcacccgttcctcttcaagaaaaaccaacgcaagctcaaggcgtagcatttattcatattgattgggtttactttgtctacatcatgtcatcttccttaaggtgttactctattttatacttaataccctatatgcatgctggatagcggtcgatgggtcgagtaatagtagtggatgcagacaagagtcggtctacttgtctcagagttgatgtctatatacatgataattGCCTTGactatcgtcataactatgcgttttcGTATCAatggcccaacagtaattcgtCTATCCACCATATGCTATacgttcgagagagaagcctctagtgaaaactatggccctcgggtctacttttatcacaTATAAAAACATAAAATTACTTTGCTGCAATTTTCTATGTTCTTTAATTTTTATCTTTGCAATTTATCTACCTACCACAAAAATAaccgccaaggggattgacaaccctcttgtttgcgttgggtgcaaatatttgcttttgtgtgtgcaggtgctgttcacgaggtttgtgtgtttctcctactatattgataatcttggttcttaactaagaggaatacttatctctactatactgcatctcctctcctcttcgaggaaattccAACGCAACTCAGAAGTAGCATAAGCCTGGACTTCATTAGCAGCCCCCTCGATGATATGTTGAtaatcatcatctccctcctccccatCAAATCTGGCGTGCGGACAACCGTCCTcacccggcggtggcgccccctctggcgctccACCTCCCTCAACCTCATCAACGACCACAAGCTCTGCAGCGGGTATCACAAATGCATGAACGCATTGTCCCAGATCCTTGCCATACCTCGTGGGCCAATCAAATGCATTACCATGTGCAAGTTTCGTCCCAACGGCAAGGTTGAAGGCAAATTTGACAAGTGGTTCCTATCCCCCGCCCTGGATCTTCTGGAGGATCCCACAAGCTCTACATGAGAAATAAAAGCACGTGCATGTTTTATAAGTCTTTAATGATTGCATCGACATAAAGAATAAAATAATGATAGTGAAGTTTTCTAAGAAAAATGTATTTGTGCCATTGATATTGCCCTTTAAGAAAAAAAAAAGACTTGCACACAACTCTACACTCAAATTGCATATTTTGTAATACACAAAGAATGAACATATAATAGTGCAATTTTCACAATCAGATACTCACttggtcccaaaataagtgtcattgAATTAGTACAACTTTGTAGAGAGTATAATTTACGTACATATTGTATAGTATTTGCGTGTATACCTATACAcagaaataaaaaatgaatttgcCCAAGAATGAATCAATTATTGGTGTTGGTATTACCTTTTAAGAAGAACATgacgataataataataataataataataataataataataataataataataataataataataataataaatgaaaaAAATTGCACACAACAATTAGCATTGGTAATCCCTTAAATAATTAAGAATATGAAGAAAAAAACTTTCCATAGAATTAGCACAAAAGTGCACTTTTTATAATATGTAGAATAAATATATAAGAGTGAAGTTTCTATACTCTAATGTAACTTGTACATCTAGTACTTGCATGTATAATTTATACACACTCAACATCCAAAAATAcacataaagaaaaaaacaaaactcAACTGGAAAAAAAAAGGCATACACGTgcagaaaacaaaagcaaatacATGGGAAAAAGCATGCACATACAAAAATCCAGCCAAGAACAAAATCGACGGACCCAAAATAGGGGACAGTCGAATCCAAACAGCCTACACCAACAAAATGtgacagaaaaaagaaaaactacACAAATCTTAAACCACAATCCGAGGGCCAGAAAATCGACTGACCACAAAACAAAATTCAGCTGACTCAAATGTAGCTAAAGTGTTTATCAAATTATATTGATTTCGTCgtgaatgttgatatattttttgtataaGTTTGGTCAAATTCTATGGCTTCAAataaattttatgaagtttgacttcaaacaaaCTTTATACGTACAGAGCAAAAAGAAACAAAGGGTTTCAAGCATGTGCGTGAGACTGCACTGTAGtccaagttttttttttttgaacatcagtacagacacaagcgctcatatacacgcgcatacactcatccctatgaacgcacacacgcacaccctacccctatgagcacctccgaaagactgagccggcatatcatcttgagatttacgaagtcagcgtaggcgcctcatcgtcgacgggaatgtctcctcccactgaatgtgtatcgccggaaatcctgaaataaatccaaaaataaatgcgagcatcagaaTTTAAACTCTGATGGACggaggataccacagtccctctaacgaTCCAACCACATGTACCGACCGTGGAAGTGCGCAACGCAACGCACGGGTAATGCTACGGTCAATAGAAGCTAGTACGGTCATCTACTACAGCAGGCGCCACCACTCGCCTTCCCCTATCGAGTTTCCAAATCGGTGAAAGCATCCAGGCCTGACGCGGCTAAGCTGTTTGCATGCGAGCATTCGTGGAAATGCCATTGAATCAAAGCTAGGGGTGGTGGGTGGGGGAGTTCATCCTTTTCCATGACGATGCTTCTACTTCTGTACCAGTGTACCGCACCCACCCTATCGTTGGAAACAGACCCCCGGCCCCTCGCACGGCGCGCGCATGGCGGTAGGCAGGATGCTGGAGCTCCTCGTCTTCTTCTCCACGGCCGGCAGCTTGCTTCTCGACTTGGCGGCGGTGTTCCTCTGTATCCTGGCCGGCCCATACTACCCGACGTTTAGGCTGCCCAACCAGTGAGTCCCGCGGTTAACTTGATTGTTAATCCCATCCCTGCAAGCTTTCTCTGATGATATCACGTTTGTCCAGGTTGATGTGGTGGACTTCCTTCTGCGGTGCCGTCCCGTGGGGTGCCGTGCTGCTGATGTTACAGGCCAACTGCTGGTGTCACGGCTGGGAGGCCACCAACGTCGACCTCCTGGTCCTGAGCGCCGTGGAGTGGGTCGTCGCGTGTTCCACCTTCGGCTCGGCGTGTGCGGCCCTCGCCGTCGACCAGCTCGCCATCCAGCACAGCTACTGCGGCCCGAGGGACGCCGTGTGCTCAATGTACCTTGTGGCCGCCGCGATCTCATGCGCCGCCGGggctctcgccgccgcgtcggccttGGGGATGCTCTGGATCCTCGCCTCCCGGTTCCGCCCAGTTCACGCGGCCTAGTCAGGCTCAGCTCACGTAGTGACATGCCGCGTGCTCTTGTTAGAGCCCAGGGAAGCACT is a window encoding:
- the LOC123040751 gene encoding uncharacterized protein produces the protein MAVGRMLELLVFFSTAGSLLLDLAAVFLCILAGPYYPTFRLPNQLMWWTSFCGAVPWGAVLLMLQANCWCHGWEATNVDLLVLSAVEWVVACSTFGSACAALAVDQLAIQHSYCGPRDAVCSMYLVAAAISCAAGALAAASALGMLWILASRFRPVHAA